A stretch of the Lolium perenne isolate Kyuss_39 chromosome 3, Kyuss_2.0, whole genome shotgun sequence genome encodes the following:
- the LOC127343202 gene encoding large ribosomal subunit protein bL12cz, whose protein sequence is MASTTFSSAFSILSLPSTSPSPSASVPRTLPMANRRRRAVAVASTATESPKVLELGDAIAGLTLEEARNLVDHLQERLGVSAASFAPAAAVAAPAAAVAEEAPVEKTEFDVVIEEVPSSARIATIKIVRALTSLALKEAKDLIEGLPKKLKEAVSKEEAEEAKKQLEGVGAKVTIA, encoded by the coding sequence ATGGCatccaccaccttctcctccgcCTTCTCCATCCTCTCGCTCCCCTCCACCTCGCCATCCCCCTCGGCCTCGGTCCCCAGGACCCTCCCCAtggccaaccgccgccgccgcgccgtcgccgtcgcctccaccgccacggagTCCCCGAAGGTCCTTGAGCTCGGCGATGCCATTGCCGGGCTCACCCTCGAGGAGGCGCGCAACCTCGTCGACCACCTCCAGGAACGTCTCGGCGTCTCCGCCGCATCCTTCGCGCCCGCTGCCGCGGTGGCGGCGCCAGCGGCTGCGGTGGCAGAGGAGGCCCCGGTCGAGAAGACGGAGTTCGATGTCGTCATCGAAGAGGTGCCCAGCAGCGCGCGTATCGCGACCATCAAGATTGTGCGCGCGCTCACCAGCCTGGCTCTGAAGGAGGCCAAGGACCTTATCGAAGGGCTCCCCAAGAAGCTCAAGGAGGCCGTCAgcaaggaggaggccgaggaggcCAAGAAGCAGCTCGAGGGGGTCGGCGCCAAGGTGACAATTGCGTGA
- the LOC127343203 gene encoding iron-sulfur cluster assembly protein 1 → MLRTGGSRLAAPALRRLLGERAQPGLAAAAGGARAYHERVVDHYNNPRNVGSFDKDDPNVGTGLVGAPACGDVMKLQIRVDEGTGKIVDACFKTFGCGSAIASSSVATEWVKGKQMEEVVTIKNTEIAKHLSLPPVKLHCSMLAEDAIKAAVKDYEAKKAKLGDGPAEKSAEA, encoded by the exons ATGCTGCGCACGGGAGGAAGCCGGCTCGCGGCCCCGGCGCTCCGGCGGCTCCTCGGCGAGAGGGCCCAGCCggggctggcggcggcggcggggggcgcCAGGGCGTACCACGAGCGCGTCGTCGACCACTACAACAACCCGCGCAACGTCGGCTCCTTCGACAAGGACGACCCCAACGTCGGCACCGGCCTCGTCGGCGCGCCCGCCTGCGGCGACGTCATGAAGCTGCAGATCCGGGTCGACGAGGGCACAGGGAAGATCGTCGACGCCTGCTTCAAGACCTTCGGATGCGGCTCCGCCATCGCCTCGTCATCCGTCG CTACTGAATGGGTCAAGGGAAAGCAAATGGAGGAAGTAGTGACTATCAAGAACAC TGAGATCGCAAAGCACTTGTCACTTCCACCAGTAAAGCTCCACTGCAGTATGCTTGCTGAAGATGCAATTAAAGCTGCTGTGAAAGATTATGAAGCAAAGAAGGCGAAGCTGGGAGATGGCCCTGCAGAGAAGTCTGCTGAAGCATGA
- the LOC127343204 gene encoding 1,4-dihydroxy-2-naphthoyl-CoA synthase, peroxisomal has protein sequence MDAAERRLARVNAHLLPSLPLSLASAPLLAPSPTAASSSPAGDSYRRVHGDVPSEPPEWRAATDEDGKDFVDILYEKSVGEGIAKITINRPDRRNAFRPLTVKELMRAFSDARDDSSIGVVILTGKGSEAFCSGGDQALRDSDGYVDFDSFGRLNVLDLQVQIRRLPKPVIAMVAGYAVGGGHVLHMVCDLTIAADNAIFGQTGPKVGSFDAGYGSSIMSRLVGPKKAREMWFLSRFYAADEAERMGLVNVVVPLVDLERETVKWCRQILRNSPTAIRVLKSALNAVDDGHAGLQELGGNATLIFYGTEEAKEGKNAYMERRRPDFSKFPRKP, from the exons ATGGACGCGGCGGAGAGGAGGCTCGCTCGCGTCAACGCCCACCTGCtaccctccctccctctctcacTCGCCTCCGCCCCTCTGCTCGCGCCGTCCCCCACTGCTGCTTCGTCGTCGCCTGCCGGAGACAGCTACCGGCGCGTCCACGGCGATGTCCCGTCGGAGCCCCCGGAGTGGCGCGCGGCGACGGACGAGGACGGGAAGGATTTCGTCGACATCCTCTACGAGAAGTCCGTCGGAGAGGGCATCGCCAAG ATCACAATCAACCGTCCGGATAGAAGAAACGCATTCAGACCACTGACTGTCAAAGAGCTGATGCGTGCGTTCAGCGACGCGAGAGATGATAGTTCAATTGGAGTCGTCATACTGACAGGGAAG GGATCCGAGGCATTCTGTAGCGGCGGCGACCAAGCCTTGAGGGATTCTGATGGATATGTTGACTTTGATAGCTTTGGCCGGCTCAACGTTCTAGATCTTCAG GTACAAATTCGGCGCCTTCCAAAGCCAGTTATAGCTATg GTTGCTGGTTACGCAGTAGGTGGTGGACATGTTCTACATATGGTGTGTGATCTAACAATAGCAGCTGACAACGCCATATTTGGGCAGACCGGTCCAAAG GTTGGAAGCTTTGATGCTGGCTATGGCTCTTCCATTATGTCTCGGCTG GTCGGACCAAAGAAAGCTCGTGAGATGTGGTTTCTGTCACGCTTCTACGCTGCTGATGAAGCAGAGAGAATGGGACTTGTGAATGTAGTCGTTCCA CTTGTTGATCTGGAGCGCGAAACTGTGAAATGGTGCCGACAAATCTTAAGGAACAGCCCCACAGCCATTCGGGTGCTGAAGTCTGCGCTCAATGCAGTTGATGATGGCCATGCTGGTCTTCAG GAGCTCGGCGGGAATGCAACACTGATCTTCTATGGCACCGAAGAGGCCAAAGAAGGGAAGAATGCGTACATGGAACGACGACGTCCTGATTTCTCGAAGTTCCCACGGAAACCTTGA